A window from Salvelinus fontinalis isolate EN_2023a chromosome 8, ASM2944872v1, whole genome shotgun sequence encodes these proteins:
- the usp11 gene encoding ubiquitin carboxyl-terminal hydrolase 11, whose product MATTTSAAVTEPPGLETQRKEIESLLQEHELRAGDTWYLVERRWYEQWKEYVETGDQNSSSFPGQIDNTELFEELDSYHLKERLVENEDFVLIPAEAWHKLLAWYGMVEVQPALERKVVDLPSLVKVEVYPVEIFLCLHSNMENVVTAQFSRADHIHTIQKVMMKQFDVVEGAETRLWMKSSDTSCERLRNVHVRVLDSCLSSGMTVIMEMRNADGTWPSSRPQIMRNSVEEQDSYRGQPGVCGLTNLGNTCFMNSALQCLSNTPPLTEYFLRNAYLEELNFTNPLGMKGEIAEAYADVIKQMWSGRHYSVVPRIFKTKVGHFASQFLGYQQHDSQELLSFLLDGLHEDLNRVKNKEYIELRDAAGRPDQEVAEEAWRNHRRRNNSVIVDTFHGLFKSTLVCPECRKVSVTFDPFCYLSVPLPVSKDRVMEVFFVSLDPVAKPVQHRLVVPKAGKVFDLCSVLSEMTEIPANQMVVADVFNHRFYKLYHADESLSCILDRDDIFVYELNRGSVEEEGDEVVLALYLRERSHYRDYGSGSSSYGTSLFGHPLLMTVPRGQCSRDALYHLFLQRLARYVRPPDPSEEVEEEDEEEGEDDDDDDEEEELYKTQTNGVSYDDGENDCERPEPSKRDHCCDGVGQGPAVTQTQPDQTQESGGEAQADEGASSEVRAGCSTEDSASASCSAGASGGAGASGGTSVDASATGPTDSQQGAGHQQQQPCEEEEEKGECPPCLPQANERQAKRKGCEARRRKLLFSIQAVNSNGTTERGMGEDGSAFSFSSQPYVAMDWDPDMKKKYYNENEAEKYVKHQSMEVPHQQTTVQLQECIELFTTVETLEEENPWYCPMCKKHQLATKKLDLWSLPEVLIIHLKRFSYTKYSREKLDIIVDFPLRHLDFSGCLLKKTGTNGEPPSRYDLIAVSNHYGGLRDGHYTSYARNKDNGQWYYFDDSKVTYAREEQIVTNAAYLLFYHRQDKIRQPTLPAPLDSSSPTQPADDVTSPKHDGMEGATPCVNMETD is encoded by the exons ATGGCTACTACTACTTCAGCTGCGGTTACAGAACCTCCTGGATTAGAGACTCAACGCAAAGAAATCGAGTCTTTACTTCAGGAACATGAACTCCGTGCAGGGGATACTTG GTACCTGGTGGAGAGGCGATGGTATGAGCAGTGGAAGGAGTATGTGGAAACAGGAGACCAGAACTCCTCTTCTTTCCCTGGACAGATTGACAACACAGAGCTGTTTGAGG AACTGGATTCCTACCATCTGAAGGAGCGTCTGGTGGAGAATGAGGACTTTGTGTTGATCCCTGCTGAAGCATGGCATAAGCTTCTGGCCTGGTATGGCATGGTAGAGGTCCAGCCTGCCCTGGAGCGGAAG GTGGTGGATCTGCCCAGCCTAGTCAAGGTTGAGGTCTACCCTGTGGAAATCTTCTTGTGCCTCCATAGCAACATGGAAAATGTTGTGACGGCACAGTTTAGCCGTGCAGATCACATCC ATACGATTCAGAAGGTGATGATGAAGCAGTTTGATGTGGTGGAGGGGGCAGAGACCCGGCTGTGGATGAAGAGCTCAGACACCAGCTGTGAGAGGCTGAGGAATGTCCACGTCAGAGTCCTCGACTCCTGCCTCAGCTCTGGCATG ACGGTGATCATGGAGATGAGGAATGCAGATGGTACCTGGCCCAGCTCCAGACCGCAGATCAT GAGGAACTCTGTGGAGGAGCAGGACTCTTACCGGGGCCAGCCAGGAGTCTGTGGCCTCACCAATCTGGGAAACACATGTTTCATGAACTCTGCACTGCAG TGTCTCAGTAACACTCCTCCACTGACGGAGTACTTCCTGAGGAATGCCTATCTGGAGGAGCTCAACTTCACCAACCCCCTGGGCATGAAGGGGGAGATCGCAGAGGCCTACGCTGACGTCATCAAACAGATGTGGTCGGGGAGGCACTACTCTGTGGTTCCCAGGATCTTCAAG ACCAAGGTTGGTCACTTTGCCTCCCAGTTTCTGGGCTACCAGCAGCATGACTCCCAGGAGCTGCTCTCCTTCCTGCTGGACGGGCTTCATGAGGATCTCAATCGGGTCAAGAACAAGGAGTACATTGAGCTGAGGGATGCCGCTGGCAGGCCTGACCAG GAAGTGGCAGAGGAGGCATGGCGTAACCACCGGAGACGGAACAACTCCGTGATTGTTGACACCTTCCACGGCTTGTTCAAGTCCACCCTGGTTTGCCCCGAGTGCCGCAAAGTGTCTGTCACCTTTGACCCCTTCTGCTACCTGAGCGTTCCCCTGCCTGTTAGCAAAGACCGGGTAATGGAGGTATTCTTCGTCTCTCTGGATCCTGTGGCCAAACCTGTTCAG CATCGCTTGGTTGTACCCAAAGCTGGCAAAGTGTTTGACCTGTGCTCCGTTCTCTCGGAAATGACCGAAATCCCAGCCAATCAA ATGGTTGTGGCCGACGTGTTCAACCATCGCTTCTATAAGCTGTACCATGCTGATGAGTCTCTAAGCTGCATCCTGGACCGGGATGACATATTTGT GTATGAGCTGAACAGAGGctctgtggaggaggagggggatgaggtGGTGCTGGCTCTGTACCTGAGGGAGCGCTCCCACTACAGGGACTACGGCTCAGGGAGCAGCAGCTACGGGACGTCCCTTTTCGGACACCCACTGCTCATGACCGTGCCTCGAGGCCAGTGCAGCCGCGACGCCCTCTATCACCTTTTCCTGCAGCGGCTAGC GCGGTATGTCCGACCACCAGATCCctcagaggaggtggaggaggaggatgaggaggagggtgaagatgatgatgatgacgatgaggaGGAAGAATTGTACAAGACCCAGACCAATGGTGTCAGCTACG ATGACGGCGAGAATGACTGTGAGAGGCCAGAACCCTCCAAGAGAGATCACTGTTGTGATGGTGTCGGCCAAGGGCCTGCTGTGACCCAGACTCAGCCAGACCAGACCCAGGAGTCTGGAGGAGAGGCACAAGCTGATGAGGGGGCCAGCAGTGAGGTCAGGGCAGGGTGCAGCACAGAGGACAGTGCCTCGGCATCCTGCAGTGCTGGAGCCAGTGGTGGTGCTGGAGCCAGTGGTGGTACTAGTGTTGATGCCAGTGCTACAGGCCCAACAGACAGCCAGCAGGGCGCAGGccaccagcagcagcagccatgtgaggaggaggaggagaagggtgaGTGCCCCCCCTGCCTGCCACAGGCCAACGAGAGGCAGGCAAAGAGAAAGGGCTGCGAGGCCAGACGGAGGAAGCTGCTCTTCTCCATCCAGGCGGTCAACTCCAACGGCACCACAGAGAGAGGCATGGGAGAGGACGGCAGTGCCTTCTCTTTTAGCT CTCAACCATATGTAGCCATGGACTGGGATCCTGACATGAAGAAGAAATACTACAACGAGAATGAGGCAGAG AAGTATGTGAAACACCAAAGCATGGAGGTCCCTCACCAGCAGACCACAGTGCAGCTGCAGGAGTGCATAGAGCTCTTCACCACTGTGGAGACCCTGGAGGAAGAAAACCCTTG GTACTGCCCAATGTGTAAGAAACACCAACTGGCCACAAAGAAACTTGACCTGTGGTCACTGCCGGAGGTTCTCATCATCCACCTGAAGCGCTTCTCTTACACCAAGTACTCCAGGGAGAAGCTGGACATCATCGTTGACTTCCCTCTCAG acacctcGACTTTTCAGGTTGTCTGCTGAAGAAGACCGGTACAAACGGAGAGCCGCCCAGCCGATATGATCTGATAGCAGTATCCAACCACTACGGCGGACTCAGAGATGGACATT ACACCAGTTATGCCCGGAACAAAGACAACGGACAATGGTATTACTTCGATGACAGCAAGGTGACATATGCAAGGGAGGAACAAATTGTG ACCAATGCTGCCTACCTCCTGTTCTACCACCGACAAGATAAGATTCGCCAGCCCACCTTACCCGCACCCTTGGACAGCTCCTCTCCCACCCAGCCTGCTGATGATGTCACTTCCCCTAAACACGATGGGATGGAGGGAGCCACTCCCTGTGTCAACATGGAAACAGACTGA